From one Rattus rattus isolate New Zealand chromosome 15, Rrattus_CSIRO_v1, whole genome shotgun sequence genomic stretch:
- the Mc5r gene encoding melanocortin receptor 5 has protein sequence MNSSSHLTLLDLTLNASEDNILGQNVKNKSSACEDLGIAVEVFLTLGLVSLLENILVIGAIVKNKNLHSPMYFFVGSLAVADMLVSMSNAWETITIYLINNKHVVIADTFVRHIDNVFDSMICISVVASMCSLLAIAVDRYITIFYALRYHHIMTARRSGVIIACIWTFCISCGIVFIIYYESKYVIICLISMFFTMLFFMVSLYIHMFLLARNHVKRIAASPRYNSVRQRTSMKGAITLTMLLGIFIVCWSPFFLHLILMISCPQNVYCACFMSYFNMYLILIMCNSVIDPLIYALRSQEMRRTFKEIICCHGFRRTCTLLGRY, from the coding sequence ATGAACTCCTCGTCTCACCTGACTTTATTGGATCTTACCCTGAACGCCTCGGAGGACAACATCCTAGGACAAAATGTCAAGAACAAGTCTTCCGCCTGCGAAGACCTGGGCATTGCCGTGGAGGTGTTCCTGACTCTGGGTCTGGTCAGCCTCTTGGAGAACATCCTGGTCATCGGGGCCATAGTGAAGAACAAGAACCTGCACTCACCTATGTACTTCTTTGTGGGCAGCCTAGCGGTGGCCGACATGCTGGTGAGCATGTCCAACGCCTGGGAGACCATCACCATATACTTGATAAATAACAAACACGTGGTGATAGCGGACACCTTTGTGCGCCACATCGACAACGTGTTCGACTCCATGATCTGCATTTCTGTGGTGGCCTCCATGTGCAGCCTGTTGGCCATTGCGGTGGACAGGTACATCACCATCTTCTACGCCCTACGCTACCACCACATCATGACGGCCAGGCGCTCGGGGGTGATTATCGCCTGCATCTGGACCTTTTGCATAAGCTGCGGTATCGTCTTCATCATTTACTACGAATCGAAGTACGTGATCATCTGCCTCATCTCCATGTTCTTCACCATGCTGTTCTTCATGGTGTCTCTCTATATACACATGTTCCTCCTGGCCCGGAACCATGTCAAGCGGATAGCGGCTTCCCCCAGATACAactctgtgaggcaaaggaccaGCATGAAGGGTGCTATCACCCTCACCATGCTGCTGGGGATTTTCATTGTCTGCTGgtcccccttcttccttcaccTTATCCTAATGATCTCGTGCCCTCAGAACGTCTATTGCGCTTGCTTCATGTCTTACTTTAACATGTACCTTATACTGATCATGTGCAACTCCGTGATCGATCCCCTCATCTACGCCCTCCGCAGCCAAGAGATGCGGAGGACCTTTAAGGAGATCATCTGTTGTCACGGGTTCAGGCGAACTTGTACGCTCCTTGGCAGGTATTAA